Proteins co-encoded in one Cytobacillus sp. NJ13 genomic window:
- the sdaAB gene encoding L-serine ammonia-lyase, iron-sulfur-dependent subunit beta, translating into MKYRSAFDIIGPVMIGPSSSHTAGAARIGRVARTLFGKQPSKAEISLYGSFAKTYKGHGTDVAIVGGILDFDTFDERIPSALQLAEEAGIEVIFTVEDTVTDHPNTVRVKLIDGERDLELVGISIGGGTIEITELNSFELKLSGEHPAILVVHNDQFGVISAVTNILSKHQINIGHMEVSRKEKGKMAIMVIEVDQKIGHDVMTELEGLPNITQIIRMVD; encoded by the coding sequence ATGAAATACAGATCAGCATTTGATATTATTGGCCCGGTTATGATCGGACCTTCAAGTTCCCATACTGCTGGAGCTGCACGCATTGGGCGTGTTGCCCGGACTCTTTTCGGAAAACAGCCGTCCAAAGCCGAGATTTCTTTATATGGTTCTTTTGCAAAAACCTATAAAGGACATGGTACGGATGTTGCAATTGTCGGCGGAATCCTCGACTTTGATACTTTTGACGAGCGTATTCCTTCTGCCCTGCAATTAGCTGAAGAAGCAGGGATTGAAGTCATTTTTACAGTTGAAGATACCGTTACAGACCATCCCAATACTGTAAGAGTCAAGCTTATCGATGGAGAACGTGACCTTGAACTTGTAGGAATATCCATTGGCGGCGGCACAATTGAAATAACCGAACTGAATTCCTTTGAACTTAAATTATCTGGTGAACATCCTGCCATTTTAGTTGTTCATAACGATCAGTTTGGAGTTATCTCCGCTGTTACGAATATTTTATCAAAGCACCAGATTAATATTGGACATATGGAAGTTTCACGCAAGGAAAAAGGAAAAATGGCAATCATGGTTATTGAAGTGGATCAGAAGATCGGCCATGATGTGATGACGGAGCTTGAAGGGCTTCCGAATATCACACAAATTATCAGAATGGTTGACTAA
- a CDS encoding PAS domain-containing protein, whose product MKECHRPVFDLAIRTADMLVRMFGSRCEVAVHDFSDLKKSLIHIAGDITDRKIGSPITDLVLNELAKHKNEVNDIANYKTQSKKGNIMKSSTIFLRDDENKVIGALCLNYDISLLMQFGGEIEEFISFDEHSSKSETFFNSVQDVIHEMVDQVLQGFRKAPSLMTLEEKVECVRQLEDKGTFLIKGATDYVASVLGVSKFTIYNYLQKIRTINELQPEAAVEHK is encoded by the coding sequence TTGAAGGAATGCCATAGACCTGTTTTTGACTTGGCGATCCGGACCGCAGATATGCTTGTCCGAATGTTTGGCTCCCGCTGTGAAGTGGCCGTGCACGATTTCAGCGACTTAAAAAAATCGCTTATTCATATAGCAGGAGATATAACGGACAGGAAGATCGGCTCACCCATCACAGATCTCGTATTGAATGAATTAGCCAAACATAAAAACGAAGTTAATGATATAGCCAATTATAAAACACAATCCAAAAAAGGAAATATCATGAAATCATCCACGATTTTTCTCCGGGATGATGAAAATAAAGTAATTGGTGCATTATGCCTTAATTATGATATTAGTCTGCTCATGCAATTTGGAGGAGAAATTGAAGAGTTTATCAGTTTTGATGAACATTCTTCTAAATCGGAGACCTTTTTTAATTCCGTCCAGGATGTTATTCACGAGATGGTGGATCAAGTACTTCAAGGCTTTAGGAAGGCACCTTCATTGATGACGCTCGAAGAAAAAGTTGAATGTGTCCGCCAGCTTGAAGATAAAGGGACATTCCTCATTAAAGGGGCAACTGATTATGTCGCATCTGTGCTCGGGGTTTCCAAATTCACTATTTATAATTACCTGCAGAAAATCAGAACAATTAATGAGCTGCAGCCGGAAGCTGCCGTGGAGCATAAATAA
- a CDS encoding HAMP domain-containing sensor histidine kinase produces the protein MNKLSMKLGLLFFLILFGLETIMFFFLHSTLVESRVEEELIALQTRGNSHRAILEKHFDENTISHVALMESEANTDVVITNSDKDVLGASVDISLIQMYIERPLSSSIREGKTIEDNWKEEDYISTVSPIEQDGVLIGHVYMFQDTAWIQSLISRLNEQFLIAGFIAVIFTITIIIFLSKALAKPLIKMKEATSQLSSGDFSVSLPKTGDDELGDLARSIQLLANDLNYLREERNEFLSSISHELRTPLTYIKGYADIVQKRNLSPEERNQYLSIILEETNRLSDMVKNLFDLAKIDKNTFDIIKTPIDLQDFMRKIETKFSPAFTEKGMQLSVICCESITISADASRLEQIVFNLLDNAIKYSSAGDKTTITISRTKKHVTININDTGRGISEEELPFIFNRFYRVDKSRARALGGTGLGLAIVKELVHAHGGTIAVCSSEGDGTEFEIVFKGETECENNTFG, from the coding sequence TTGAATAAACTTTCCATGAAGCTTGGCCTGCTGTTCTTTCTGATCCTTTTCGGGCTTGAAACAATTATGTTCTTCTTTTTACATAGTACCCTTGTTGAATCACGTGTGGAGGAAGAGCTTATAGCTCTGCAGACACGCGGCAATTCACACCGTGCTATACTCGAAAAGCATTTTGATGAAAATACGATTTCCCATGTAGCTCTGATGGAATCCGAAGCAAATACAGATGTAGTCATTACAAATTCGGATAAAGATGTCCTTGGTGCTTCTGTTGATATCAGTTTGATCCAAATGTACATAGAAAGGCCCCTATCATCTTCTATAAGGGAAGGCAAAACCATCGAGGACAATTGGAAAGAAGAAGATTATATCTCAACAGTCAGCCCGATCGAACAGGATGGAGTGCTGATTGGCCATGTATATATGTTTCAGGATACAGCCTGGATTCAGTCGTTAATTTCGCGCTTGAATGAACAATTTTTAATCGCCGGGTTTATTGCCGTCATTTTTACCATTACTATCATCATCTTTTTATCAAAGGCACTGGCAAAACCGCTGATTAAAATGAAGGAAGCTACCTCACAATTAAGCAGCGGTGATTTTTCAGTTTCCCTTCCTAAAACCGGTGACGATGAACTTGGGGATTTAGCACGGTCCATTCAGTTATTGGCCAATGACCTGAATTATCTCAGAGAAGAACGCAATGAATTTTTATCCAGCATATCGCACGAACTTCGCACACCTCTTACTTATATAAAGGGGTATGCGGATATCGTTCAGAAGCGGAACCTAAGCCCGGAAGAAAGAAATCAGTATTTATCAATTATCCTGGAGGAAACCAACCGGCTTTCAGATATGGTTAAAAATCTTTTTGATTTGGCTAAGATCGATAAAAATACCTTTGATATAATAAAAACGCCTATTGACCTGCAAGATTTTATGAGAAAAATTGAAACAAAATTTTCTCCGGCTTTCACTGAAAAAGGCATGCAGCTTTCTGTTATTTGCTGTGAATCAATCACTATATCTGCGGATGCATCAAGGCTAGAACAGATCGTTTTTAATCTTCTGGATAACGCCATTAAGTATTCCTCAGCTGGAGATAAAACAACAATTACTATAAGCAGGACCAAAAAACATGTCACCATTAACATAAATGATACCGGAAGAGGGATCTCTGAAGAGGAACTGCCCTTTATCTTTAATCGGTTTTACCGAGTGGATAAATCACGTGCAAGAGCTCTTGGAGGGACAGGTCTCGGACTCGCCATTGTTAAGGAACTTGTCCATGCGCATGGAGGGACTATAGCTGTCTGCAGCAGCGAAGGTGACGGAACAGAATTTGAAATTGTTTTTAAGGGAGAAACGGAATGTGAAAACAATACTTTTGGTTGA
- a CDS encoding response regulator transcription factor: MKTILLVDDETRMLDLISLYLTPRGYKCIKLASGSDALLYLETHSADLVLLDVMMPEMDGWKVCEEIKKYWDIPIIMLTAKSEKPDIVKGLNIGADDYILKPFDEEELSARIEAVLRRSKKDGKTKTFKGLELKEDSFELSYKNKEILLTPKEFSMLSLFLTNLNRVFSREHLIGSVWGYGVSIEDRTIDSHVRNLREKLRKAGFPADEYLTTVWGMGYKWAGKD; this comes from the coding sequence GTGAAAACAATACTTTTGGTTGACGATGAAACTAGAATGCTTGATCTAATTTCTTTATACTTAACTCCCCGAGGCTACAAGTGCATAAAATTGGCTTCAGGTTCAGATGCCCTGCTTTACTTAGAAACCCATTCTGCAGATCTCGTACTTTTGGATGTCATGATGCCTGAAATGGATGGATGGAAGGTATGCGAGGAAATAAAAAAATATTGGGATATTCCAATCATCATGCTTACTGCCAAAAGTGAAAAGCCGGACATTGTAAAAGGGCTGAACATCGGAGCAGATGATTATATTCTAAAGCCATTCGATGAAGAGGAATTATCTGCAAGGATTGAAGCGGTTCTGAGAAGAAGCAAAAAAGATGGAAAAACCAAAACTTTTAAAGGGCTGGAACTTAAAGAAGATTCTTTTGAGCTATCCTATAAAAATAAGGAAATCCTTTTGACTCCAAAAGAGTTTTCAATGTTAAGCCTATTCCTCACCAACCTGAACAGAGTTTTTTCACGTGAGCATTTAATAGGCTCTGTATGGGGCTATGGGGTGTCAATCGAAGACCGTACCATCGATTCGCATGTCAGAAATTTACGGGAAAAATTAAGGAAAGCCGGGTTTCCTGCAGATGAGTATCTGACCACTGTCTGGGGAATGGGCTATAAATGGGCCGGGAAGGATTAA
- a CDS encoding VTT domain-containing protein, producing the protein MFSESIGWLSEDPILAAFFSISMNIAAAITGVLPSAFITAGTVAAFDLKMGLILLIIGEAAGAIISFILFRKGITKLTSSFPRLKNNKFFSKLQNAEGPDAYFLVVLLRVLPFVPSGAVTLAAAYSKMRLLPFGIASTIGKIPALVIEAFAVSHALKLKMELQIAIFLLAAFSFLVYYLCKNYKFS; encoded by the coding sequence ATGTTTTCTGAATCAATCGGCTGGCTATCAGAGGATCCGATATTGGCAGCTTTTTTTAGCATATCTATGAACATTGCTGCCGCGATAACGGGTGTCCTTCCTAGTGCCTTTATTACTGCGGGAACAGTTGCCGCTTTCGATCTCAAAATGGGGCTGATCCTATTAATCATCGGAGAAGCAGCAGGAGCTATTATTAGTTTTATTCTTTTTCGCAAAGGAATCACCAAGCTTACCTCCTCTTTTCCTCGGTTAAAGAATAATAAATTTTTTTCAAAGCTCCAGAATGCGGAAGGTCCAGATGCGTATTTCTTAGTTGTTTTGCTGAGAGTCTTGCCATTTGTCCCATCAGGTGCAGTCACGCTGGCAGCAGCATACAGCAAAATGAGGCTTCTGCCCTTTGGCATTGCCAGCACCATCGGAAAAATACCTGCTTTAGTTATTGAAGCCTTTGCGGTTTCACATGCACTAAAATTAAAAATGGAGCTGCAAATAGCCATTTTCCTTTTAGCTGCTTTTTCCTTTTTGGTTTATTATTTGTGTAAAAATTATAAATTTAGTTAA
- a CDS encoding YdhK family protein: MLTSKKFAIWFVSLAAALTLTACGGNDGDAGQEGTSNEESTTNNESSGHSGDHSGMDHSGSGEVPEGIKEAENPTYEVGSKAFITEGHMEGMEGAEATVAGAYDTTVYTVSYTPTTGGKKVKNHKWVVHEEIADAGEEPFKEGDEVKINASHMEGMEGASAEIDSVQETTVYTVDFTTADGKEVKNHMWVTENELSPSE; this comes from the coding sequence ATGCTAACAAGTAAAAAATTCGCCATCTGGTTTGTTTCTCTGGCTGCAGCTTTAACTTTAACTGCCTGCGGCGGAAATGACGGGGATGCCGGACAGGAAGGTACCAGCAATGAAGAAAGCACAACCAATAATGAAAGCAGCGGCCATTCAGGAGACCATTCAGGCATGGACCATTCCGGCTCCGGAGAAGTCCCTGAAGGAATAAAGGAAGCAGAAAATCCAACATATGAAGTTGGAAGCAAGGCCTTTATTACAGAAGGACATATGGAAGGGATGGAGGGAGCTGAAGCAACAGTTGCAGGTGCATATGATACAACAGTCTATACGGTCTCTTATACACCAACCACCGGCGGTAAAAAAGTTAAAAATCATAAATGGGTAGTTCACGAAGAGATTGCTGATGCGGGAGAGGAACCATTTAAAGAAGGCGACGAGGTAAAAATTAATGCAAGCCACATGGAGGGGATGGAAGGAGCATCTGCTGAAATCGATTCTGTGCAGGAAACAACAGTCTATACAGTTGACTTTACTACAGCTGACGGGAAGGAAGTAAAAAACCACATGTGGGTAACAGAAAACGAGCTTTCTCCATCAGAATAA
- a CDS encoding four-helix bundle copper-binding protein: protein MYNKSFEECIQACLECMKACNVCYDACLGEEEVKMMADCIRLDRECADICAFAAKAMQSNSPFAKQICTLCADICEACGNECKKHDHGHCQRCAEACFKCAEECRKMAA from the coding sequence ATGTATAACAAATCTTTTGAAGAATGCATCCAGGCTTGTTTAGAATGCATGAAGGCCTGTAATGTATGCTATGATGCATGCTTAGGAGAAGAGGAAGTTAAAATGATGGCAGATTGTATCCGCCTGGACAGGGAGTGTGCTGATATCTGTGCCTTTGCAGCTAAGGCAATGCAGTCAAACAGCCCTTTTGCCAAGCAAATTTGCACTCTATGTGCAGACATTTGTGAAGCGTGCGGAAATGAGTGCAAAAAACACGACCACGGCCATTGCCAGCGCTGTGCTGAGGCATGCTTTAAGTGTGCGGAAGAATGCCGTAAAATGGCTGCTTGA
- a CDS encoding LTA synthase family protein translates to MGKLFKSPKKLAKNSLAVFFLIVILFWLKTYIAYRIEFNLGINNDIQRFLLFLNPLSSTLIFLGFALFFKGKLQSGMLIGLNLFLSFLLYANVVYYRFFNDFITVPVLMQAKVNGGQLGDSALSLMSPWDIFYFTDTLLLIFLAVRKWYKPGKKISRKPALAVIAAGIIVFFINLEIAENDRPELLTRSFDRNYLVKYLGAYNFTVYDIVQNAKSASQRALADNNDVTEVENYVKAKYAPPNPEYFGKAKGMNVIYVSMESLQTFIIDYKLNGKEVTPFLNSLAHSGKTFYFDNIVNQTGQGKTSDAEFIMDTSLYPMSQGAVYVTKAQNTFHGTPAILKSHGYTSAAFHGNYKTFWNRNEMYKTMGYDKFFDAEYYNMNDENTKNYGLKDKPFFKESMPMLTSLPQPFYTKFITLSNHFPFKMDEWDTDFPAGETDNDVVNHYFQSANYMDQALQQFFEDLKESGLYDHTVVVLYGDHYGISENHNEAMAEVIGKEITPFEYARLQRVPVFIHVPGVDGGIVHNVGGQIDVRPTLLHLLGIDTKNYLEMGSDLLSDKHREVLPFRNGNFISPEYTQIEETCYFSVTGEIAEAIACKPFSDQAKKELEMSDNIVYKDLMRFYKPEGFVPVNRNDYSYVKKEVPFKEERNGPGIQK, encoded by the coding sequence ATGGGAAAGTTATTTAAATCGCCTAAGAAATTGGCGAAAAACAGCCTTGCTGTGTTCTTTCTGATTGTTATCCTTTTTTGGCTAAAAACGTATATAGCCTATCGCATTGAATTTAATTTAGGGATCAACAATGATATACAGCGATTTCTGCTGTTTCTGAATCCTTTAAGTTCAACACTGATATTCCTGGGATTTGCTTTGTTTTTTAAAGGGAAATTGCAATCAGGCATGCTTATTGGCTTGAATTTATTTTTATCTTTCCTGCTTTATGCAAATGTCGTATATTATAGATTCTTTAACGACTTTATTACAGTTCCCGTACTAATGCAGGCAAAAGTAAATGGGGGGCAGCTGGGGGATAGTGCACTTTCTTTAATGTCTCCATGGGATATTTTTTATTTTACAGATACACTGCTGCTCATCTTCCTGGCAGTCAGGAAATGGTACAAACCAGGAAAGAAAATTAGCCGAAAACCCGCATTGGCTGTTATCGCTGCAGGTATCATTGTATTCTTCATTAATCTTGAAATTGCTGAGAATGACCGGCCTGAATTGCTTACACGTTCCTTCGACCGCAATTATTTGGTGAAATACCTTGGAGCATACAATTTCACGGTATATGATATTGTGCAAAATGCGAAGTCTGCCAGCCAAAGGGCTCTTGCGGATAATAACGATGTGACTGAAGTGGAGAACTATGTAAAAGCCAAGTATGCACCTCCGAACCCTGAATACTTCGGAAAAGCTAAGGGCATGAATGTTATTTACGTGTCCATGGAATCACTTCAGACTTTTATTATTGACTACAAGCTGAATGGAAAAGAAGTTACCCCATTCCTTAACTCACTTGCACATAGCGGCAAGACATTTTATTTTGATAATATTGTTAATCAAACCGGACAGGGAAAGACTTCCGATGCCGAGTTCATCATGGATACATCGCTATATCCGATGTCACAGGGAGCGGTTTATGTAACAAAAGCACAAAATACCTTCCATGGCACACCTGCTATTTTAAAGTCACATGGCTATACTTCAGCAGCTTTCCACGGAAACTACAAGACATTCTGGAACCGTAACGAAATGTATAAAACCATGGGCTATGACAAGTTTTTTGATGCCGAGTATTACAATATGAACGATGAAAACACTAAAAACTATGGGTTGAAGGATAAGCCGTTTTTCAAGGAATCCATGCCGATGCTGACCAGTCTTCCTCAGCCATTTTATACAAAATTCATCACTCTTTCTAATCACTTTCCTTTTAAAATGGATGAGTGGGATACTGATTTCCCTGCAGGCGAAACGGATAATGATGTGGTTAACCACTATTTCCAGTCGGCGAATTATATGGACCAGGCACTCCAGCAGTTCTTTGAGGATTTAAAGGAATCCGGCTTATATGATCATACTGTAGTTGTCCTGTATGGCGATCACTACGGAATTTCCGAAAACCACAATGAGGCAATGGCGGAAGTGATCGGAAAAGAGATTACACCATTTGAATATGCCAGGCTTCAAAGAGTGCCAGTATTCATTCATGTACCTGGAGTGGATGGCGGCATTGTCCATAATGTTGGCGGACAGATAGATGTGCGTCCAACATTACTTCACCTGCTGGGCATTGATACAAAAAATTACCTGGAAATGGGATCAGATCTGTTATCAGATAAGCACCGTGAAGTACTCCCATTCCGAAACGGCAACTTCATTTCACCTGAATATACACAGATTGAAGAAACCTGTTATTTTTCTGTAACTGGCGAAATAGCTGAGGCTATTGCATGTAAGCCATTTTCCGATCAGGCGAAAAAAGAGCTTGAAATGTCAGACAACATTGTTTACAAAGACCTGATGCGCTTTTATAAGCCGGAAGGATTTGTTCCAGTCAACCGGAATGATTACTCTTATGTAAAGAAAGAGGTGCCATTTAAAGAGGAAAGAAATGGCCCGGGTATACAGAAGTAA
- a CDS encoding YitT family protein, protein MVDWRVFMKERFLFFIIGMLILTMGVALIIRSNLGASAWDALAVGESQMFNLTVGTFVFINGIALIFINAFLMKKKPEVLAAISILIIGALIDFWLLVIFGDLSPQTLAGQSFILLFGILSMGMGVAIYLQAKFPASPMDTLMVAIHTRFGLNLRNSRIISESFALLLAFLFKGAIGVGTIVVTLTLGLAVQFFYPIFEKMLEKMQAPKGPLITK, encoded by the coding sequence ATAGTTGATTGGAGAGTCTTCATGAAAGAACGTTTCTTATTTTTTATCATTGGGATGCTGATCCTGACAATGGGTGTAGCCCTGATTATCAGGTCAAACCTTGGAGCTTCTGCATGGGATGCCTTGGCTGTTGGTGAATCTCAAATGTTTAACTTAACAGTTGGCACCTTTGTTTTTATTAATGGAATCGCACTTATTTTTATAAATGCTTTTTTAATGAAAAAAAAGCCTGAAGTCCTTGCAGCCATTTCCATCTTAATTATTGGCGCACTAATTGACTTCTGGCTTCTCGTTATTTTTGGTGACCTTTCCCCGCAAACATTGGCAGGTCAATCATTCATATTGCTTTTTGGCATCCTTTCGATGGGAATGGGAGTTGCCATCTATCTTCAGGCCAAATTTCCGGCAAGTCCGATGGATACATTGATGGTAGCTATTCACACAAGATTTGGATTAAATTTAAGAAATTCAAGGATCATCAGCGAAAGCTTTGCCCTGCTTCTTGCATTTTTATTCAAAGGTGCAATCGGTGTAGGCACGATTGTGGTAACATTAACACTTGGTCTGGCAGTACAATTCTTTTACCCTATTTTCGAAAAAATGCTTGAAAAAATGCAGGCGCCTAAAGGCCCGCTTATTACCAAATGA
- a CDS encoding ATP-dependent DNA helicase, protein MPNKIKISVRSLVEYVYKSGSIETGFRSAVPLSEGTRIHQRIQKLYGEEDQKEVYLHTALNFNHLDFQLEGRCDGLFIRNEERIIDEIKSVSLPLSEIDEFAYPVHWAQAKCYAFMYAKDHNLPEMAVQLTYVQSKTEEVKRFQQSYSFRELEEFILYLLESYFPYADLRIQHQHALISSVRELAFPFPAYRYGQRKFAGAVYKTISEGKNLFANAPTGIGKTISTLFPALKAIGEGHIHRIIYATAKTITRQAAEGAIAMMEADGLNLKSVTITAKDKICFKEETNCQKDSCEFANGYYDRINHAVLDLLKNENMITRTTIEKYAMKHKVCPFEFSLDAAYAADAIIGDYNYIFDPRVSLKRLLEEEKKKTALLIDEAHNLVDRGREMYSSSLEKSAFLQLSRSFKGKDKGIQKSAKRVNEIFIALKKKCGENQEIAEKDPPEEIFNVLEEFVHYAENYLGQTRNSTDEELLEVFFAAQNFIRIGKLYDERFVTYIQKQRNDLIIKLFCLDPSYLLQKARKGFKSAIFFSATLLPLNYYLDMLGFQEEDFILSIPSPFSKDQAKVYIQPLSTRYRDRERSIEPIVITIKNMLKGQNGNYLIFFPSYQYMENVYGRFLDEEMPIHTIIQKTGMDEREREEFLDAFQPKAAGTLLGFAVMGGIFSEGIDLQGDRLNGVFVVGVGLPQIGFERNIMKAYFQLQGKNGYDYAYTYPGMNKVLQAGGRLIRSENDTGIIVLMDDRYVQAKYQALLPEEWKDFILVRR, encoded by the coding sequence ATGCCTAATAAGATAAAAATATCGGTTAGATCGTTAGTTGAATATGTTTATAAAAGCGGCAGCATTGAAACAGGCTTCCGTTCTGCAGTGCCGCTTTCAGAAGGAACCAGGATTCATCAGAGAATTCAAAAACTATATGGGGAAGAAGATCAAAAAGAAGTGTATCTGCACACAGCCTTAAACTTCAATCACCTTGACTTTCAGCTGGAAGGAAGGTGTGACGGGCTATTCATCAGAAATGAAGAACGTATTATTGATGAAATTAAGTCTGTTTCCCTCCCGCTATCTGAAATTGATGAATTTGCTTATCCTGTCCATTGGGCTCAGGCTAAATGCTATGCATTCATGTATGCAAAAGATCATAATCTTCCAGAAATGGCGGTTCAATTAACATATGTACAGTCTAAAACAGAAGAAGTGAAAAGATTTCAGCAAAGCTATTCTTTTCGTGAACTTGAAGAATTTATACTTTACCTTCTGGAATCCTATTTTCCATACGCCGACTTGAGAATTCAGCATCAACACGCATTAATAAGCAGCGTGCGAGAACTGGCTTTTCCTTTTCCTGCCTACCGATATGGCCAGAGAAAATTTGCAGGGGCAGTATACAAAACCATTTCTGAAGGGAAAAACTTATTTGCGAACGCACCTACTGGCATCGGCAAAACTATTTCTACCCTTTTTCCAGCATTAAAAGCCATTGGGGAAGGACATATTCATAGGATCATTTATGCTACAGCTAAAACCATTACCCGTCAGGCTGCTGAAGGGGCCATTGCCATGATGGAGGCTGATGGATTGAATCTAAAATCGGTTACAATCACGGCCAAGGACAAAATTTGCTTTAAGGAAGAAACCAATTGCCAAAAAGACAGCTGTGAATTTGCCAATGGATATTACGACCGGATAAACCATGCTGTACTTGACCTTCTGAAGAATGAGAACATGATAACCAGAACGACAATTGAAAAATATGCTATGAAGCATAAAGTCTGCCCTTTTGAATTTTCATTGGATGCTGCATACGCCGCCGACGCCATTATCGGTGATTATAACTATATTTTTGATCCGAGGGTCTCACTTAAGCGATTGCTGGAAGAGGAGAAAAAGAAAACGGCGCTCCTGATCGATGAAGCGCATAACCTTGTGGACCGTGGAAGGGAAATGTATTCAAGTTCCCTCGAGAAATCAGCATTTCTTCAATTGAGCAGAAGCTTTAAGGGGAAGGATAAAGGGATTCAAAAAAGCGCTAAACGAGTTAATGAAATTTTTATTGCATTAAAAAAGAAATGCGGTGAAAATCAGGAAATCGCTGAAAAGGATCCCCCTGAAGAAATTTTTAATGTTCTCGAGGAATTTGTTCATTATGCCGAAAACTATCTGGGGCAAACCAGAAACAGTACGGATGAAGAATTGCTGGAAGTTTTCTTTGCTGCACAGAATTTTATAAGAATAGGGAAACTGTATGATGAAAGATTTGTAACGTATATTCAAAAGCAGAGGAATGACCTGATTATCAAGTTATTTTGCCTGGATCCTTCGTATCTTCTGCAGAAGGCCAGAAAAGGATTTAAATCGGCTATCTTTTTTTCAGCTACCTTATTGCCTCTCAATTATTATTTGGACATGCTTGGCTTTCAGGAAGAAGATTTTATTTTATCCATTCCTTCACCATTCTCAAAAGATCAGGCAAAGGTCTACATACAGCCGCTTTCCACAAGATATCGTGACCGGGAAAGATCAATTGAACCAATCGTCATCACCATTAAGAACATGCTAAAGGGTCAAAATGGAAATTACCTGATCTTCTTTCCATCCTATCAATATATGGAGAATGTTTATGGTAGGTTCCTCGATGAGGAAATGCCAATACATACAATCATTCAAAAGACTGGAATGGATGAAAGAGAAAGGGAAGAGTTTCTGGATGCATTCCAGCCAAAAGCTGCTGGAACTCTGTTAGGGTTCGCAGTCATGGGCGGAATATTTTCGGAAGGAATTGATTTACAGGGGGATAGGCTGAATGGTGTATTTGTGGTGGGTGTGGGTCTTCCCCAGATCGGCTTTGAGCGTAATATAATGAAAGCTTATTTCCAGCTGCAAGGAAAAAACGGCTATGATTATGCCTATACCTATCCTGGAATGAACAAAGTCCTTCAGGCAGGAGGCAGACTTATTCGTTCTGAAAACGATACAGGAATAATTGTCTTAATGGATGACAGGTATGTTCAGGCAAAGTATCAGGCCCTGCTGCCAGAAGAATGGAAGGATTTTATTTTGGTAAGAAGGTAA